A stretch of Malus sylvestris chromosome 11, drMalSylv7.2, whole genome shotgun sequence DNA encodes these proteins:
- the LOC126591637 gene encoding borneol dehydrogenase, mitochondrial-like, which produces MGSFSFVSAAAARRLEGKVALITGGASGIGEFTARVFTKHGAKVVIADVQDDLGESVCTDLNSSSASFVHCDVTKEEDIENAVNTATSKYGKLDIMFNNAGIAGTPKPNILDNDKAEFEQVLSVNLVGSFLGIKHAARVMIPAGQGSIINTASVCSTIGGGASHAYTSSKHGVVGLMKNAAVELGQYGIRVNCVSPYLVATPLAKDFFNLDDDGVHGVYSNLKGKVLRPEDIAEAALYLGSDESKYVSGHNLLVDGGYSIVNPRFCMFEKP; this is translated from the exons ATGGGAAGCTTCTCATTTGTCTCAGCTGCTGCTGCAAGAAG GCTTGAAGGCAAAGTGGCACTAATCACTGGCGGAGCCAGCGGCATAGGGGAGTTCACAGCAAGAGTCTTCACGAAACATGGAGCTAAAGTTGTGATTGCAGATGTGCAAGACGACTTGGGTGAATCTGTTTGCACAGATCTAAATTCTTCATCCGCTTCCTTCGTCCATTGCGATGTAACAAAAGAAGAAGACATCGAAAATGCGGTTAATACAGCCACAAGCAAGTATGGAAAGCTAGACATCATGTTCAACAATGCAGGCATAGCTGGCACACCCAAACCCAACATCCTTGACAATGACAAGGCTGAATTTGAGCAAGTGCTTAGTGTAAATCTAGTCGGATCATTTTTGGGGATTAAACACGCAGCTCGCGTGATGATCCCAGCAGGCCAAGGCAGCATAATCAACACTGCTAGTGTTTGTTCTACCATAGGCGGAGGTGCTTCACATGCCTACACAAGTTCGAAGCATGGGGTAGTGGGGCTAATGAAAAACGCGGCCGTTGAGCTTGGACAATACGGTATTCGTGTAAATTGCGTGTCACCATACTTAGTTGCAACGCCGTTGGCGAAGGACTTCTTCAATCTTGATGACGATGGAGTGCATGGAGTTTATTCCAACCTTAAAGGTAAGGTTCTTAGGCCAGAAGATATTGCTGAGGCTGCTCTTTACTTGGGTAGTGATGAGTCAAAGTATGTTAGTGGGCATAATCTTTTGGTGGATGGAGGTTATAGTATTGTGAACCCAAGGTTTTGTATGTTTGAGAAACcttga